The following proteins are co-located in the Microbulbifer sp. VAAF005 genome:
- a CDS encoding endonuclease V: MILAVDVDYRDPGAMVAGVGFENWSAPEPEQLYLSKIESTLAYESGAFYKRELPCILTLIEEHKIEAELIVIDGYVFLGGEQKPGLGAHLYSALQQEVPIIGVAKKPFKDTPVEAELLRGKSIKPLYISSLGLPLPEAKNLVKKMHGDHRIPTLLKRVDRECRKSPR; the protein is encoded by the coding sequence ATGATTTTGGCGGTAGATGTAGATTACCGGGACCCCGGAGCAATGGTAGCCGGGGTCGGCTTTGAGAATTGGTCAGCTCCCGAGCCCGAGCAACTCTATCTCAGTAAAATAGAGAGTACCTTGGCCTATGAGTCCGGTGCTTTCTACAAGCGAGAACTCCCCTGTATCCTCACCCTAATCGAGGAGCACAAGATAGAAGCAGAACTGATTGTTATCGATGGTTATGTATTTCTCGGAGGGGAACAAAAACCGGGTCTGGGTGCCCATCTCTACTCTGCTCTCCAGCAGGAAGTTCCCATCATCGGTGTCGCCAAGAAACCGTTTAAGGACACCCCTGTTGAGGCTGAATTACTGCGGGGAAAAAGTATAAAACCGCTGTATATCAGCAGCCTCGGTCTCCCTTTGCCGGAAGCCAAAAATTTGGTGAAAAAGATGCATGGAGACCACCGTATTCCCACTTTATTAAAACGCGTGGACCGCGAGTGTCGAAAGTCCCCACGATAA
- the cas5e gene encoding type I-E CRISPR-associated protein Cas5/CasD has protein sequence MGESRHSAHYPSKSAIAGLFGAALGIPREREDLHQSLARQYRQAVKVLNVGTLLKDFHTVQVPDSTGKRRYHTRRDELVVGKARLGTLLSRREYLVDAQAIVALRSCEEANWSLAELCEALARPKYHLYLGRKAFPLSAPTAARVIGADNFRSALDHYESPELLDYQPEWARQERWLPTEESCRYYWEGSLDDFSAEDGVFSAGSVQRLSRLDQPLSRKRWQFQPRIENLWQS, from the coding sequence GTGGGGGAATCCCGCCACAGCGCACACTACCCGAGTAAATCCGCTATCGCGGGACTATTTGGTGCGGCACTGGGGATACCTCGGGAGCGAGAGGACTTACACCAGAGCCTGGCCCGGCAATATCGCCAGGCGGTAAAGGTGCTGAATGTAGGTACTTTGCTAAAGGATTTCCACACGGTGCAGGTCCCAGATTCCACTGGCAAGCGCCGCTACCATACGCGCCGGGATGAGCTAGTTGTAGGGAAAGCGCGTCTGGGAACCCTGTTATCCCGCAGGGAGTATCTGGTGGATGCGCAGGCGATAGTGGCCCTAAGATCCTGTGAAGAGGCTAACTGGTCTCTGGCGGAGCTGTGTGAAGCCCTGGCCCGGCCAAAGTATCACCTCTATCTGGGGCGAAAAGCATTTCCCCTTTCAGCCCCCACTGCCGCACGGGTGATCGGTGCGGACAATTTCCGCAGCGCCCTGGATCATTATGAATCCCCGGAGTTGCTGGATTACCAACCGGAATGGGCCCGGCAGGAGCGCTGGTTGCCTACAGAAGAGAGTTGTCGTTACTACTGGGAGGGTAGCTTGGATGATTTCTCTGCGGAAGATGGAGTGTTTTCAGCAGGATCTGTACAGCGGCTTAGCCGTCTCGATCAGCCCCTATCTCGCAAGCGCTGGCAGTTCCAGCCGCGTATTGAAAATCTCTGGCAGTCATAA
- a CDS encoding tetratricopeptide repeat protein — MPFLILSILIQAAFVIHVLKTGRNTTWIWVLVMLPMAGVIAYLVLEILPEVNQSRSAKNARRTVRETLNPNRDINQAAQELSRSNNVENSMRMADECVKRGLYHEAKTLYEKCLQGVHQDDPELMFGLARCQFALNLFELTKETLDQLIEKNPDFKNQDAHLLYARTLAALKQVKEAYHEYETLYQYYSGPEATFYFALFLKDQSQAEKANVLFNEILDKSKTLGKHYKATHKQLLKQAKLEVS; from the coding sequence ATGCCGTTTCTTATTCTATCCATCCTTATTCAGGCAGCTTTTGTAATTCACGTGCTCAAAACCGGGCGCAACACCACTTGGATTTGGGTTCTGGTGATGCTGCCCATGGCCGGAGTTATTGCTTACCTGGTCCTGGAAATCCTGCCGGAAGTAAACCAATCACGCAGTGCCAAAAATGCGCGCAGGACGGTGCGGGAAACTCTAAATCCCAATCGGGATATCAACCAGGCTGCACAAGAATTGTCCCGCTCCAATAATGTGGAAAACTCTATGCGCATGGCCGATGAATGCGTGAAGCGTGGCCTTTATCATGAAGCAAAAACTCTCTATGAAAAGTGCCTCCAGGGGGTTCATCAGGATGACCCTGAGCTGATGTTTGGGTTGGCACGCTGTCAGTTTGCTCTCAATCTGTTTGAACTAACCAAGGAAACACTGGACCAATTAATCGAAAAAAACCCCGATTTTAAAAATCAGGATGCTCACTTACTTTACGCTCGTACACTAGCGGCATTGAAGCAAGTAAAAGAGGCCTACCACGAGTATGAAACGTTGTACCAATACTACAGCGGACCAGAAGCGACTTTTTACTTTGCCTTATTCTTAAAAGATCAATCCCAGGCGGAAAAGGCCAATGTCTTGTTCAATGAAATCCTTGATAAATCCAAAACACTGGGCAAGCACTACAAAGCGACTCATAAGCAGCTGTTAAAGCAGGCAAAACTGGAAGTATCCTGA
- the cas6e gene encoding type I-E CRISPR-associated protein Cas6/Cse3/CasE translates to MYLSRVQLSPSLAVQKQLARLLSENSYGIHQILWDLFDGDERFLFREESSREQLLSKRNLPVYYLLSKVRPAQDNPIFLVETKIFEPRLNPGDRLAFRLRANPTVARKTEGQKRGKRHDVLMDAQYHWLREQCELHGLPVEGGKGQLKQSLVQEKPEQFDQGQIETRLQDVSQTAARSWLIHRGTRLGFDIYPPKLHCNGYRWNLLHKKQRGAGFSSVDYRGELLVIEPELFIKNIFAGMGPAKAFGCGLMLIRRI, encoded by the coding sequence ATGTATTTATCCAGAGTTCAACTATCTCCCTCGCTGGCGGTGCAGAAGCAGCTGGCACGGTTGCTCAGCGAAAACAGCTACGGTATCCATCAAATCTTGTGGGATCTTTTTGATGGTGATGAGCGTTTTTTATTTCGTGAGGAATCCTCGCGGGAACAGCTGCTTAGCAAACGCAATCTACCGGTGTATTACCTGCTGTCTAAAGTCCGGCCTGCGCAGGACAATCCGATATTTTTGGTAGAGACTAAAATCTTCGAGCCCCGCTTAAACCCTGGCGATCGGCTGGCCTTCCGCCTGCGGGCGAACCCTACAGTTGCTCGTAAAACTGAAGGGCAAAAGCGCGGCAAGCGGCACGATGTGCTGATGGATGCTCAATACCATTGGTTGCGGGAGCAGTGCGAATTGCATGGTTTACCTGTTGAAGGTGGCAAAGGGCAGCTGAAGCAGAGCTTGGTGCAGGAAAAGCCGGAGCAGTTTGACCAGGGGCAGATTGAAACCCGGTTACAGGATGTCAGCCAGACTGCCGCCCGCAGCTGGTTAATTCACCGGGGAACGCGCCTCGGATTTGATATTTACCCACCAAAGCTTCACTGCAATGGGTATCGTTGGAATTTGTTACATAAAAAGCAGCGCGGTGCTGGATTCAGTTCTGTGGATTACCGGGGAGAGCTTTTGGTTATTGAACCCGAATTATTTATAAAAAATATTTTTGCGGGTATGGGGCCGGCCAAAGCATTTGGTTGTGGATTGATGTTAATCCGCCGAATCTGA